The proteins below are encoded in one region of Pomacea canaliculata isolate SZHN2017 linkage group LG7, ASM307304v1, whole genome shotgun sequence:
- the LOC112567588 gene encoding scavenger receptor cysteine-rich type 1 protein M130-like, with product MLSSMLLHQTTALISRIMKSRAYALCFIFALFIPSLYGHVARLADGTSPYNGRLEILHNGTWGTVCNDLFGYDEGLVACRMLGFKRVLNYKVDKWKGSDPILLDNVQCRGTESSLLQCQHDELYKHNCRHTEDVGIVCANYGDVSARLVNGTSPSNGRLEVLINETWFSVCVSDLTLVSRVACTTLGFQSSKSAVFVDPSMFGHGSGDLLVLLECKISDTVLDQCLYTLVIRSDCKEQPDLGLICSNHSEQLRMTSQIRPDVGIVEIQLSGEWYSLCVSNERAASVVCRQLGLPELFAVPLQRTQLGSLKNPKLRSGFVCLISQNSILDCRQSITECTSDSYYHGVFCSDSSSLFIHLIGIKYPLMEGTNATLICANEHWPLLFNYTWPENAGGFPHGNELIIDKITKENNGNQVRCQATTRDGALVQSDTLELLVYYYPVIRIIMLDRGNKTLGVLSNDSEVTRGHHVTFRCEADSNPHPSSITWSGRVNSTTKNLQIIAADQKKHSGIYTCSVVTQVINNDERLPLATSYTINVVVTGILH from the exons ATGCTGTCTTCAATGCTGCTTCATCAAACAACTGCTTTGATATCTCGCATCATGAAGTCTAGAGCATATGCTCTTTGCTTCATCTTTGCTCTCTTCATCCCAAGTCTCT atggACATGTCGCACGCTTAGCTGATGGAACATCGCCCTATAACGGCCGTCTAGAGATTTTACACAATGGAACGTGGGGCACAGTGTGTAACGACCTTTTTGGATATGATGAAGGACTAGTGGCCTGCAGAATGCTTGGATTTAAAAG GGTTCTGAACTATAAGGTAGACAAATGGAAGGGTTCCGATCCAATCTTGCTGGATAATGTGCAATGTCGAGGAACGGAAAGCAGTCTGCTACAATGTCAACACGATGAATTATACAAACACAACTGCAGACATACTGAGGACGTTGGCATTGTCTGTGCCAACT ATGGGGATGTGAGCGCACGTTTGGTCAATGGGACCTCGCCATCCAATGGTCGTCTGGAAGTTTTAATCAACGAAACGTGGTTCAGCGTGTGTGTCTCTGATTTAACTCTCGTGTCGCGAGTTGCATGCACAACACTTGGCTTCCAAAG CTCTAAATCAGCAGTATTTGTAGATCCTTCAATGTTTGGCCATGGTTCTGGTGATCTTTTAGTTCTGCTGGAGTGCAAAATCTCAGATACCGTGCTCGACCAATGTCTCTACACATTAGTTATAAGATCAGATTGTAAAGAACAACCTGATCTTGGTCTTATCTGCAGCAATC ATTCTGAACAGTTACGAATGACAAGTCAAATAAGACCTGATGTAGGAATTGTGGAGATACAGCTATCAGGTGAATGGTACTCACTGTGTGTCTCGAATGAGAGAGCTGCCAGTGTCGTCTGCCGTCAACTAGGTTTACCTGA ATTATTTGCAGTACCTTTACAGAGGACACAACTCGGATCTTTGAAAAATCCTAAACTAAGGAGCGGCTTTGTGTGTTTGATATCACAAAACAGCATTCTTGACTGTCGTCAGAGTATAACTGAGTGCACCTCAGACTCATATTACCACGGCGTCTTTTGTAGCGACT CAAGTTCACTTTTTATCCATTTAATTGGAATCAAGTACCCTTTAATGGAGGGAACAAATGCTACTCTAATATGTGCAAACGAACATTGGCCTTTACTTTTCAattacacgtggccagaaaatgcaggagGTTTTCCTCATGGAAACGAACTGATAATTGACAAAATAACCAAAGAAAACAACGGAAACCAAGTCAGATGCCAGGCCACCACACGTGATGGTGCACTTGTACAGAGCGACACCCTAGAGCTTCTTGTTTACT ATTACCCAGTTATCAGAATAATAATGCTTGACAGGGGAAACAAGACGTTGGGAGTTTTGTCTAATGACTCTGAGGTCACTCGGGGTCATCATGTGACGTTTCGGTGTGAAGCTGACAGCAATCCTCATCCTTCTTCTATCACGTGGTCTGGCAGAGTAAACAGTACTACTAAGAATTTGCAGATCATAGCGGCTGACCAAAAGAAACATAGTGGCATCTACACCTGTTCTGTGGTCACTCAAGTCATAAATAATGATGAACGTCTACCATTGGCGACATCTTACACGATTAATGTCGTTGTTACAGGTATTCTCCACTGA
- the LOC112567589 gene encoding neural cell adhesion molecule 1-like: protein MIHDGHYECAVQTEALAGDDRLPLSSSYQFDIVVQDLPTVLKFELNDFNNETVTVLENSNVNVLCQASGEPKMVIIRGNGRKEVKSQPAGDKQYKEQQQELRFVIARVRCDESGEYICHVNNLVGNDSKTVRLLVKCAPRIESSLNFQYLNIRDNKGQLSIEMTHSHPCRMLLTSQPLKTGADNLMIDDKLHVACVARNNTLLWYL from the exons ATGATACACGATGGTCACTACGAATGCGCGGTGCAGACCGAAGCACTAGCTGGGGATGACCGTCTTCCTCTGTCATCATCTTACCAGTTTGACATCGTTGTCCaag atttacCAACTGTCTTGAAATTTGAACTAAATGATTTTAACAACGAGACCGTGACTGTCCTTGAGAACTCCAATGTCAACGTGCTCTGTCAGGCTAGCGGAGAACCTAAGATGGTCATCATCCGTGGCAATGgcagaaaagaagtaaaaagtcAACCTGCAGGAGATAAACAGTataaagaacaacaacaggAGTTAAGATTCGTCATAGCGAGAGTTCGCTGTGATGAGTCTGGTGAATACATCTGTCATGTAAACAACCTGGTAGGAAACGACAGTAAGACTGTGAGACTGCTGGTCAAGT GTGCTCCAAGAATAGAAAGTTCGCTAAACTTTCAATACCTCAATATTCGTGACAACAAGGGGCAACTCAGTATTGAAATGACGCATAGCCACCCGTGTCGAATGTTACTTACAAGTCAACCTCTAAAGACAGGGGCTGACAATCTGATGATAGATGACAAACTACACGTGGCGTGTGTAGCCAGGAATAATACACTGCTGTGGTACCTGTAA
- the LOC112567590 gene encoding uncharacterized protein LOC112567590, whose translation MKILFLFGLLAVVCGQLSPVYSFEDDDTSQGVTPFDPNRFVIMTHDDVLNFFRKQDANGDGFVSFAEYKATRPNTVPKQIINGEFRFYDKLDGVRDLRISLAAAAGYESILDPNGDGVISYVEYVQNMPRVEDGVIKEINSTCDWMKLS comes from the exons ATGAAGATTCTTTTCCtctttggtcttcttgctgTTGTGTGTGGACAACTCTCACCTGTTTACAG CTTCGAAGACGACGATACCAGCCAAGGGGTTACCCCATTTGACCCCAACCGCTTTGTCATTATGACGCATGATGACGTGCtcaatttttttagaaaacaagATGCTAATG GCGATGGTTTTGTGAGCTTTGCAGAATATAAAGCCACGAGACCTAACACAGTTCCTAAACAGATCATAAATGGTGAGTTCAGATTCTACGACAAACTGGATGGCGTGAGAGACCTAAGAATTTCTTTGGCGGCTGCTGCTGGCTACGAAAGCATTTTGGACCCTAATG gtgacGGCGTAATCTCTTATGTGGAATATGTACAGAACATGCCGCGTGT TGAGGACGGCGTGATTAAGGAGATAAATTCAACCTGTGATTGGATGAAACTGAGCTAA